atttctactcaaaatatcatatcatatatcctagatttggaaaaaaaaaaatcattttgaacGGTCGGTTTTTAAAAGGATAATTGAAAACATAATATACATACTCAAATCATATTTCAATcggttcaaaatcattaaaatgctgcattaacttaatccccttacctgttttcgaAAAAGAAACCGAAATAGATCGAAAACTCAAAAATTGAACCCTAGCTTTTTCCCTAGTTCAAGAattcactccgctagacttgtagagatttgcccctgatcctcatggtaacttccgtTCGTCGAAATGAGCAACGAACAGCGAGagatcaaaaagagagagagagagagagagagagagagagagagagagagagagagagagagagagagagagagatttagttttcttaatgaagaagaaaacaatatttccttttatagcccccTTGACTcggtcaaattcatcgacgaaatgacgcctttgtcgacgaaccctgtaCCTGCAATCTCCCttagtatttcttcgtcgacgacgccTGAATTTAGGCAACGAACCACAGAAGGGCTCTTGTCgatgaaaacaggggattcgttgacgaagtctgatGTTTCCacctttaaaattttcttttctccttttctttttttaattgttgAGTTCGGATTACTACATTTATGTTTTATCTCAGTAGGGTAGCAGTTGTAGCTAAGTGGGTAGGGTTAGTGggttgggtttatatatatatataggagccAAATAAATGAGTCACCCGGTCAATGACCCGACTCGAATACAGGTTCACCCGTTTAAAAACAGGTTAaccttttaaaattcaaatatgttTTAAATGGACGAGTGATCAATTGAGTTTGGACAAGTTTTGCCACCCCTATACTCGGTGGTGTCTAAAAGGGGCGTGGCTAAGACGCCAGCGGAGCGGATTCTACAATGGGCCAATGCCCCGCGCCCACGCCCCTAGCTGCGTCTGCTGGTGGCGGGAGTCGAGGGCGGTCAGAAAATGATGCGGACACGCTTCTGGTTTGCTTCGCTATCCAACGCCCTTTTATCCGCCGGCCGCCCCCTTCTCCCACAGAAAAACCCCCATTTTAGTCACACACCGCAGAGATCGAGAATGAACGACGGAGAAGGACGGACTAATGCTGCACGAAGCAGCATACAGTCCAACCCTAAAGTTCATCAGATGCAACAACTCGTCTACAGCGGTTCCACTGGTAGCCATCTCTCTCCTTAGCTGACGtaccacctctctctctctctctctctctctctctctctctctctctctctctctctctctctctctctctctctctcttttctgtAACTCGATTTTGTACGAGGAAGATCAATTTTCAGGAACTTGGACATAATGGGATCGACAAAAATTTAACTATCAATGTTTTAATTTACACATATTCAATTATTAATAACGACGAGTCAATTACTCATACAAGAGCTCGAATTGTTTATTGCTGATACTCTTGAAATTGACATCTAAAGGGATCAACTAATGATTTACAAGACAACAAAAAAAAGCACGCCACTGCTGCCACTGTTCTGGAAAAAAAATTTACGAAAGCATCACATTATTTTCAGTTTTCCAATGTTCATATTCAAGAATTTGGAAAACGATGtaatttgtaattatttaaaatccGTGAGTGAAAAATGAAAGCTCTTTCCCACGTCTGATTAGAAATCAGGCTACATCCTAGAAGGTTAAGCTGTGATGccgaacccagatgatagttgaCATAACTAGAAAATGAGATCCCAATTGCAGTTTTCATTTGAGGTGCATTAGTTGGTTGGCCTCTCTCATTCTCTGTGTGCTTGTGCATATGCTCAGTTGTGTGTTTTCTCATTGAAGTTTGTGCTTGTTGGATGTGTTTCTGGTTGGGCTTTGGTTTTGCTTTACTCTTCTAAAATGAACAGGATCAGGTGGTTGGGAAAAATGCTGGGAGGAAGGATTGACCCCATGGGACCTGGGATGTCCAACACCTATCGTTACACATCTCAATCAGATTGGAGCTCTCCCCATGGGAAGGGTTCTAGTCCCAGGATGCGGCAGCGTAAGTGGATCTCTTTTTTTTGGCCCTGGTAGTGAGGTTCGTAGTTCTCAGTATACTCTTCAACCCGTGCACACATGCATGTGCAAGTTCTTACACACACATAGATACACTGTTTGGTCCATTACTAACCAAATTGATGTGGCTAGAACTATCTCACCTGTAATAAAGatgtttaaaatctttgaaaaagcatGAGTCAATGCAATAAGTTGCATTTGTCAATTCCTATTTGCAACCCAATATTTCTTCTATGATAGCGTGCAATATGCTAATATTAAAGAGTAATATGGATTTAACTTTCCTCTATGATGCTTGTTATGGCTCTAACTAATTTTTGTGCTTGGGTTGCGTTTGGTGTCCCTTCCTGGGATGAGAAGGACTTGTTGCTACATTTGAGCGACTGTTAATTAGGCTTAATGTTGGCTTGTTTTAGacttccttattattattattattattattattattattattattatatgtgtgtatatgtatgtgtgtggtgtctatatatatgaatatatgtgtatattcaTGTGCGCTCAAGGGGAGGGGGGTGGGAGCAGCGTTGACTGCCACCTTTTTATGCACCAGTGAAGGGGTTGAATTTTAAATGCATGGGAAGTGCAAAAAAAggaatacaacaacaacaacaataaaactaAGCCTTAAGTCCAATTAGGTGGGGTCGATTGTATGAAtcttttttcgccaatttatgcgatcatggactatttcttttgacaaattcagggctattaaatccttacttactatCTCATTGTAAGTGCAGAAAAATGAATGTGAACATAAATATAGGCCAATATCTCAAAACCAACCTTACGAAATTTTTTTACTGTTTTGGTTGCTTACATGGACCCCATAAGATGGACACTTTGTGGTGTTGGGAACATGAAGTTCCAGCCATGGATTTGGTGTTGTGTGAAATGCAACAAAGttcaatatattttttatagcatttttttGTCCAGATCCACACAACCCAAATTCAAGGCTTGAACTCCATTCTCCCAATGTTAATGAATTTGACACCATATAAAACTtgaattatttcattttattttctgtGGGTTTTGAAAAAATAACTTCATCCTTTGAAGTGGATTAAGTACAGATCAATGTACAAGCAGTTGCTGCAACCCTATGTATTTACAAAATTTTGATGCTGCTGTTTTGGCCAAAACTAATTTGACAGGGTCATGATGTAGTGGCAATGGCATGCCCTGAACGTTTTGTTGTAGGACTGGATATATCCGAAAAGGCTATTAATAAGGCAATTGAGGTAAGAACAATACTTAGGTGAATCAAACTCATTAAGATAGTTATTATCCTCTCTTTTGTTCTTTTGGACATTGTTTTGTATCCATGATAACATACATGACTAAGGAAGCTGAACCTTCCACTAAATAACATTCTTGATTGCTCTTCTCTTCCA
This genomic stretch from Malania oleifera isolate guangnan ecotype guangnan chromosome 3, ASM2987363v1, whole genome shotgun sequence harbors:
- the LOC131150284 gene encoding thiocyanate methyltransferase 1-like isoform X8 — translated: MMRTRFWFASLSNALLSAGRPLLPQKNPHFSHTPQRSRMNDGEGRTNAARSSIQSNPKVHQMQQLVYSGSTGSGGWEKCWEEGLTPWDLGCPTPIVTHLNQIGALPMGRVLVPGCGSGHDVVAMACPERFVVGLDISEKAINKAIEEDFFAWHPTELYDLIFDYTFFCAIELEMRPAWAKRVEDLLKPDGELMTLMFPVSDHVGGPPYKVSVADYEEVLHPLGIKAISIVDNELAIQPRKGREKLGRWKRSLSQSLL
- the LOC131150284 gene encoding thiocyanate methyltransferase 1-like isoform X4 translates to MMRTRFWFASLSNALLSAGRPLLPQKNPHFSHTPQRSRMNDGEGRTNAARSSIQSNPKVHQMQQLVYSGSTGSGGWEKCWEEGLTPWDLGCPTPIVTHLNQIGALPMGRVLVPGCGSGHDVVAMACPERFVVGLDISEKAINKAIELSSSSPSIDYFSFFKEDFFAWHPTELYDLIFDYTFFCAIELEMRPAWAKRVEDLLKPDGELMTLMFPVSDHVGGPPYKVSVADYEEVLHPLGIKAISIVDNELAIQPRKGREKLGRWKRSLSQSLL
- the LOC131150284 gene encoding thiocyanate methyltransferase 1-like isoform X2, which gives rise to MMRTRFWFASLSNALLSAGRPLLPQKNPHFSHTPQRSRMNDGEGRTNAARSSIQSNPKVHQMQQLVYSGSTGSGGWEKCWEEGLTPWDLGCPTPIVTHLNQIGALPMGRVLVPGCGSVSGSLFFGPGSEGHDVVAMACPERFVVGLDISEKAINKAIELSSSSPSIDYFSFFKEDFFAWHPTELYDLIFDYTFFCAIELEMRPAWAKRVEDLLKPDGELMTLMFPVSDHVGGPPYKVSVADYEEVLHPLGIKAISIVDNELAIQPRKGREKLGRWKRSLSQSLL
- the LOC131150284 gene encoding thiocyanate methyltransferase 1-like isoform X3, whose product is MMRTRFWFASLSNALLSAGRPLLPQKNPHFSHTPQRSRMNDGEGRTNAARSSIQSNPKVHQMQQLVYSGSTGSGGWEKCWEEGLTPWDLGCPTPIVTHLNQIGALPMGRVLVPGCGSGHDVVAMACPERFVVGLDISEKAINKAIELSSSSPSIDYFSFFKEDFFAWHPTELYDLIFDYTFFCAIELEMRPAWAKRVEDLLKPDGELMTLMFPQVSDHVGGPPYKVSVADYEEVLHPLGIKAISIVDNELAIQPRKGREKLGRWKRSLSQSLL
- the LOC131150284 gene encoding probable thiol methyltransferase 2 isoform X9 — encoded protein: MMRTRFWFASLSNALLSAGRPLLPQKNPHFSHTPQRSRMNDGEGRTNAARSSIQSNPKVHQMQQLVYSGSTGSGGWEKCWEEGLTPWDLGCPTPIVTHLNQIGALPMGRVLVPGCGSVSGSLFFGPGSELSSSSPSIDYFSFFKEDFFAWHPTELYDLIFDYTFFCAIELEMRPAWAKRVEDLLKPDGELMTLMFPQVSDHVGGPPYKVSVADYEEVLHPLGIKAISIVDNELAIQPRKGREKLGRWKRSLSQSLL
- the LOC131150284 gene encoding probable thiol methyltransferase 2 isoform X10, producing MMRTRFWFASLSNALLSAGRPLLPQKNPHFSHTPQRSRMNDGEGRTNAARSSIQSNPKVHQMQQLVYSGSTGSGGWEKCWEEGLTPWDLGCPTPIVTHLNQIGALPMGRVLVPGCGSVSGSLFFGPGSELSSSSPSIDYFSFFKEDFFAWHPTELYDLIFDYTFFCAIELEMRPAWAKRVEDLLKPDGELMTLMFPVSDHVGGPPYKVSVADYEEVLHPLGIKAISIVDNELAIQPRKGREKLGRWKRSLSQSLL
- the LOC131150284 gene encoding thiocyanate methyltransferase 1-like isoform X1, whose amino-acid sequence is MMRTRFWFASLSNALLSAGRPLLPQKNPHFSHTPQRSRMNDGEGRTNAARSSIQSNPKVHQMQQLVYSGSTGSGGWEKCWEEGLTPWDLGCPTPIVTHLNQIGALPMGRVLVPGCGSVSGSLFFGPGSEGHDVVAMACPERFVVGLDISEKAINKAIELSSSSPSIDYFSFFKEDFFAWHPTELYDLIFDYTFFCAIELEMRPAWAKRVEDLLKPDGELMTLMFPQVSDHVGGPPYKVSVADYEEVLHPLGIKAISIVDNELAIQPRKGREKLGRWKRSLSQSLL
- the LOC131150284 gene encoding thiocyanate methyltransferase 1-like isoform X6 → MMRTRFWFASLSNALLSAGRPLLPQKNPHFSHTPQRSRMNDGEGRTNAARSSIQSNPKVHQMQQLVYSGSTGSGGWEKCWEEGLTPWDLGCPTPIVTHLNQIGALPMGRVLVPGCGSVSGSLFFGPGSEGHDVVAMACPERFVVGLDISEKAINKAIEEDFFAWHPTELYDLIFDYTFFCAIELEMRPAWAKRVEDLLKPDGELMTLMFPVSDHVGGPPYKVSVADYEEVLHPLGIKAISIVDNELAIQPRKGREKLGRWKRSLSQSLL
- the LOC131150284 gene encoding thiocyanate methyltransferase 1-like isoform X5, with product MMRTRFWFASLSNALLSAGRPLLPQKNPHFSHTPQRSRMNDGEGRTNAARSSIQSNPKVHQMQQLVYSGSTGSGGWEKCWEEGLTPWDLGCPTPIVTHLNQIGALPMGRVLVPGCGSVSGSLFFGPGSEGHDVVAMACPERFVVGLDISEKAINKAIEEDFFAWHPTELYDLIFDYTFFCAIELEMRPAWAKRVEDLLKPDGELMTLMFPQVSDHVGGPPYKVSVADYEEVLHPLGIKAISIVDNELAIQPRKGREKLGRWKRSLSQSLL
- the LOC131150284 gene encoding thiocyanate methyltransferase 1-like isoform X7; its protein translation is MMRTRFWFASLSNALLSAGRPLLPQKNPHFSHTPQRSRMNDGEGRTNAARSSIQSNPKVHQMQQLVYSGSTGSGGWEKCWEEGLTPWDLGCPTPIVTHLNQIGALPMGRVLVPGCGSGHDVVAMACPERFVVGLDISEKAINKAIEEDFFAWHPTELYDLIFDYTFFCAIELEMRPAWAKRVEDLLKPDGELMTLMFPQVSDHVGGPPYKVSVADYEEVLHPLGIKAISIVDNELAIQPRKGREKLGRWKRSLSQSLL